Proteins co-encoded in one Spirosoma endbachense genomic window:
- a CDS encoding ATP-binding protein gives MRLSYFLISLLGLGLMPTYSLGQRHTSSIPDSLVNYLQTAKQDTTYVRAANQYAWWLINPLGETNRADSLLKRTEVLAKRLNDPMGLQRVYYHQAWIWLRQPFKEQKKALPYLRKAYQIIQQAHLPPSERQRVLSSIGQLYHIDNQFELALKYFLTAIQLTERYKLREYVTRAYIGAGEVMEVTKRYAAAEHYYRKAYTIAYMDQDKAMIAWGESYLAYLLEHQGKYREALPHLQKALMFGTVYSTKAGRIHSMLDISHCYLKVDPVKAYNFLKKTEQYANEIQADPDIKLTISWVWVEYYTLKRQYVSVVVHLKKLIRYAKEENNVRDERDAVREMATVYAKMHQFDKAYHYHVQFSQLTDSLVSNQTVRKIQEIAEKHEIEKREAQIKLLNQQHQSDQFQRNTFLIGGILVLILGLLLGAWLLNRSRLHQLQEAHMLRQQIAHDLHDEVGSTLSSISMLSGHTDTLLRQNQAEQAQKTVQKVYADARQILESIDEIIWTVSPGNDSLHRIAMRLQEYAQPLMESKGIDFQCKISTSLDQFTVSMEVRRNLYLIGKEAINNLIKYSQATKASLVLEYGQDRLMVLLDDNGKGFDQTQLSHRTGQASMQQRANAIGGKLQVRSVLGQGTHIQLVVNT, from the coding sequence ATGAGGCTCAGTTACTTTCTGATTAGTCTATTGGGCCTAGGCTTGATGCCCACCTATAGTTTGGGACAACGCCACACTTCATCCATTCCAGACTCGCTCGTCAATTACCTGCAAACCGCCAAACAGGATACCACCTATGTTCGGGCAGCTAATCAATACGCCTGGTGGCTGATTAACCCACTGGGCGAGACTAATAGAGCAGATTCGCTGTTGAAACGTACCGAGGTGTTAGCTAAACGACTGAATGATCCAATGGGATTACAGCGGGTATATTACCATCAAGCCTGGATTTGGCTGCGGCAACCGTTTAAAGAGCAAAAAAAAGCATTACCCTATTTGAGAAAAGCTTACCAAATTATCCAACAGGCGCATCTTCCTCCAAGTGAACGACAGCGGGTGCTATCAAGTATAGGTCAGTTATACCACATTGATAATCAATTCGAATTAGCACTAAAGTATTTTCTAACCGCTATTCAACTCACTGAACGATATAAACTGAGAGAGTATGTAACTCGTGCTTACATCGGAGCGGGCGAAGTGATGGAGGTAACTAAGCGGTATGCTGCGGCAGAACACTACTATCGGAAAGCGTATACAATAGCGTATATGGATCAGGACAAAGCGATGATTGCCTGGGGAGAAAGTTATCTAGCCTACTTGCTTGAGCATCAGGGTAAGTATCGTGAGGCCTTACCGCACCTCCAGAAAGCACTAATGTTTGGTACCGTATATTCGACAAAAGCGGGGAGAATACACAGTATGCTTGATATTAGCCACTGTTATTTGAAAGTTGACCCAGTCAAGGCCTATAATTTTTTAAAAAAAACAGAGCAATATGCGAATGAAATACAGGCTGACCCCGATATAAAACTAACGATCAGTTGGGTATGGGTTGAATACTATACCCTCAAACGACAATACGTTTCCGTAGTAGTTCATCTTAAAAAGCTAATCCGGTACGCGAAAGAAGAAAATAACGTCCGGGATGAACGGGATGCGGTCAGAGAAATGGCTACTGTATATGCCAAGATGCACCAATTTGATAAAGCTTATCACTATCACGTTCAATTCAGTCAATTGACTGATTCTTTAGTCTCCAATCAAACAGTTCGTAAAATTCAGGAAATTGCGGAGAAGCATGAAATTGAAAAACGGGAAGCGCAAATTAAGCTGCTGAATCAGCAACATCAAAGTGATCAATTTCAACGGAATACTTTTTTAATTGGAGGTATTTTAGTACTCATTCTAGGCCTATTATTAGGGGCATGGTTACTAAACCGCTCCCGACTGCATCAGCTACAGGAAGCCCACATGCTCCGTCAGCAAATCGCCCACGACCTGCATGATGAGGTGGGCAGTACGTTATCCAGTATCTCGATGCTTAGCGGCCACACGGATACGTTACTCCGCCAGAATCAAGCCGAACAAGCTCAGAAAACCGTCCAGAAAGTCTATGCTGACGCCCGTCAGATTCTCGAATCCATCGATGAAATTATCTGGACGGTCAGCCCTGGCAATGACTCCCTGCACCGTATTGCCATGCGTTTGCAGGAATATGCTCAACCCCTAATGGAATCGAAAGGGATTGATTTTCAATGCAAAATTTCGACCTCTCTGGACCAGTTTACGGTCTCTATGGAGGTACGTCGCAACTTGTATCTGATTGGTAAAGAGGCTATCAATAATCTGATTAAATACTCCCAGGCTACGAAGGCGTCCTTAGTGTTAGAGTATGGACAGGATCGTCTCATGGTTCTACTTGATGACAATGGAAAAGGATTTGATCAAACCCAACTAAGCCATCGGACAGGGCAGGCCAGCATGCAACAGCGGGCCAATGCCATCGGGGGCAAGTTGCAAGTGCGTTCGGTACTTGGTCAAGGGACTCACATTCAATTGGTTGTGAATACGTAA
- a CDS encoding nuclear transport factor 2 family protein: protein MDMTIQQIAEAFSRHDFASTYPYLSNTIQWNLIGSQVLIGTQDIIAACEQSAAYLKTVTTTFDMFLVLSTQNDIVIDSLSTYADSEQRRSKAASCDWYRFKKGILAEITSYTIEVND from the coding sequence ATGGACATGACCATTCAACAGATTGCAGAAGCTTTTTCCCGGCATGACTTTGCGAGTACCTATCCGTATTTATCGAATACAATTCAGTGGAATCTAATCGGCAGCCAGGTGCTAATTGGAACGCAAGACATCATTGCTGCGTGTGAACAATCAGCGGCTTATCTGAAAACGGTCACCACTACGTTCGATATGTTTTTAGTACTTTCTACGCAGAACGACATCGTGATCGACAGTTTATCTACTTACGCAGATAGCGAACAGCGGCGTTCAAAGGCGGCCTCTTGCGATTGGTATCGTTTCAAGAAGGGGATACTGGCCGAAATAACGTCCTACACGATTGAAGTCAATGACTAG
- a CDS encoding methyltransferase family protein — MYSSIIAVCWLTFILVWLVMGGLAKKSIRAKGQHHTSTIYMLIAITMVVLVLHTKGLEFLITYQLFPSTPLIESIGVFMCAAGIAFAIWARIHLGKNWGMPMALKEKPDLVTGGPYQFVRHPIYTGLWAAMLGTNINGGFMGLVWLLFSATFFVYSAKREEKMMLRQFPDDYPAYMKCSKMLIPFIF; from the coding sequence ATGTACAGTTCAATAATTGCCGTTTGCTGGCTCACATTTATTCTCGTTTGGCTGGTCATGGGTGGGCTGGCTAAAAAAAGTATAAGGGCTAAAGGACAGCACCATACTTCGACTATCTATATGCTTATCGCTATTACAATGGTCGTTTTAGTATTGCACACGAAAGGGCTCGAGTTTCTCATTACCTATCAGCTGTTTCCGTCCACGCCCTTGATAGAATCCATTGGGGTTTTTATGTGTGCCGCTGGCATTGCCTTTGCGATCTGGGCACGAATTCATTTAGGCAAGAACTGGGGCATGCCCATGGCTTTAAAAGAGAAACCAGACCTGGTAACCGGTGGCCCCTATCAGTTTGTTCGTCATCCTATTTACACAGGTCTCTGGGCGGCTATGCTAGGCACCAACATTAACGGAGGTTTCATGGGGCTTGTTTGGCTCCTTTTTTCCGCCACTTTTTTTGTTTATAGCGCAAAACGGGAAGAAAAAATGATGCTGCGTCAATTTCCGGATGACTATCCTGCCTATATGAAATGTTCGAAAATGCTTATCCCATTTATTTTCTGA